In Borrelia parkeri, the genomic window TCTAAATTTTTGTTTGTAATTTGACAAAAACTAATATTTGCTGTATATTTGGTTTTATTAATACATTATAGGAGTTAATCATGACAAATAAAATAACAAGAACTAAAATTCAAAATACAAAAACTAAAATGCGCAGAGCAGTTAAGAAACAGAGTAAACAGTCAGTAAGAAAAGTAACAGATATAAGAGTAAATAATCAAAATTCAGTAACAAATGAAAATCAATCAAAGATAAACTTTCTAAAGTCTTTGCATAGTCTACAAATGCATTTAAGTGGTGTTGCTAAGAATCTTAATGGATATGGATATAAGTATCAAGATTTTAATGAGATAATAAGAGAAATAAAGAATGTTATAAAGATCAATAATCTAGACATTGGTTTTATGCAATATCCAACTATAAAGAATTTTGATGGTGATTTAGTTAATGTTATTACAACAACATTTTACAGTCCCAAGAGTGGATATAGCGAGTCATTTGATACACCTATTTACAGCGAAGAATTAACGTCCACTGGAGTAAAGAATCAAAATACATTACCTCAACTTGTAGGTTCATGCATAACATATTTTAAAAGATATGCTCTTGTAGCATACCTTTTAATTGAGAGTGAAGTTGACACTGATGCTAGTTCCTTAGAGCATGTTCAAGAAGCTAATGGAGAAAGAGTTAGTAGTGTGGATGTTTCACCTGTAAATTCTTTAAATAAAGATAAAGATATTAATACTAAAAGAGTAACTAAAGGTGAAACAAAACAGCAATCTGTAAGTCATAAATCTGTAATTAGTCTTGATAAACTTCCTAAACGTATACCCGCTAAGTATCATTATTACAAGAAATTGCTTCAAGCATCTAAAAGGATGCATTCGGTATTAGATGATGCACCTTTTGATAGTTTAGAAATGATAGATAAGTTTTTAATACAATTAAAGAATGATGATGATTCGAGTATACTCAAGTTTTTTGAAACCAAACCAGAGCTTAAAACTATAAAGTATTGGACTGAGCTTATAAATAATTATTTAAAGAGAACAGAGTCTGATCCAGAAGTAATTGAAGGTTTTTCTAAATTTTTAACATATAGAGAGCCAAAATATGGCCAGAGTCCACTCAAATTATTTGGATATATAGCTAGTGATAATAATTTTGGGTATCTATGTGAGTAAACAGGACCTCTATTCCATTTATTTTAAAAGATAAGCCCTTAGGTGAGGGCTTATCTTTTTTATTTATTTAATTTTGTAATTTTGAATATCTTTTGTACACCATTTGGGCAATGGGTTTAATTATACTAATATATTCTTTAAACAGATTGATATTAAACATTAAATCATCAATTGTACTCTCAGATTTCAGTGTTGATGTATCAAAGTAAGTAA contains:
- a CDS encoding ERF family protein, encoding MTNKITRTKIQNTKTKMRRAVKKQSKQSVRKVTDIRVNNQNSVTNENQSKINFLKSLHSLQMHLSGVAKNLNGYGYKYQDFNEIIREIKNVIKINNLDIGFMQYPTIKNFDGDLVNVITTTFYSPKSGYSESFDTPIYSEELTSTGVKNQNTLPQLVGSCITYFKRYALVAYLLIESEVDTDASSLEHVQEANGERVSSVDVSPVNSLNKDKDINTKRVTKGETKQQSVSHKSVISLDKLPKRIPAKYHYYKKLLQASKRMHSVLDDAPFDSLEMIDKFLIQLKNDDDSSILKFFETKPELKTIKYWTELINNYLKRTESDPEVIEGFSKFLTYREPKYGQSPLKLFGYIASDNNFGYLCE